The genomic region GAAGGGGCAAATTTTCCTGTGGAATCACGAAAGGAAACGGTATAGTCATTTTCTTCGCTCATGGATTTCAGACGGGGCGTTACGGCATTGAATTTCATTTCAGGCTTACGGCAATGGTAACTCTTCCGCCATCGGTAATCAGCCGTGAGGAGGCAACAGGGCGGCTGCCCTGTATATATCTTATAAGGATTACGTTATGGCCATCAGAGATAAAATTTTTCCCGCAGAAAACTATATACGTTCCAACCCGAATAATTGGAGAATTATTCCTGTCTCCGACAGCGACTTAGTTGAACCTGCATTTTATTCATATTTATAAAAATTTATGCATCATCCAGGCTAAAATACGTTAAATTTGTTAGTAAAAAATTATACAATGAAAAACTATCATTTCACTGCAGAAATAACTAAGGATCCGGAAATAAACCAATACATAGGCGTTGTACCCGGATTACCCGGAGCCCATAGCCAGGCACCAACTCTTGATCAACTCTATAAAAACCTTCAGGAAGTAATTCAACTATGCCTTGATGAAATGACAGATAAAGAAAAGAAGAACCTGCCTGAGTTCATCTGTATCCACCAGATTTCAGTTAAGGCATGAGCAACAAACTACTATTGTTAAAGTAAAACTTCTGGAAAAGGTACTTCTTTACCTGGGTTTTGAAATCAAACGACAAAAAGGCAGCCACGTTTTTTACCGGCATCCTGACGGTAGATATACTACCTTACCCCATCATGGTAATCAAGAAATCAGTAGATCATTACTAAGACAAATTCTCAGAGAAATCGAATTATCACCAGAAGAATTCAATGAGGTGTTAAAAAAGCTTTAGCCTTTTTTCTCCATATTCTAAATAATACCTCTTTAACCCCATCATCAGGTAAACAAACCATTTGTTCCACG from Bacteroidales bacterium harbors:
- a CDS encoding type II toxin-antitoxin system HicA family toxin, coding for MKKRRTCLSSSVSTRFQLRHEQQTTIVKVKLLEKVLLYLGFEIKRQKGSHVFYRHPDGRYTTLPHHGNQEISRSLLRQILREIELSPEEFNEVLKKL
- a CDS encoding type II toxin-antitoxin system HicB family antitoxin; translated protein: MKNYHFTAEITKDPEINQYIGVVPGLPGAHSQAPTLDQLYKNLQEVIQLCLDEMTDKEKKNLPEFICIHQISVKA